The segment GGTCGTACCGCTCGCGCGCCCACCGGAGGGCGTTGCGGGCGTCCTCGCGCTCGCCGTACCCCTCGTCCCAGTCGCCGTAGTCGAAGCGCAGGCAGGCGACTCCTGCGCTGGTGAGGGCGTCGCTGACCGCGACGAGGCGCTTGTCGCCGCGGTGGCCGCGGTGCTGTGGGTGCGGCGGGCACGCGACGACGACCGCTTCGGGGTCGGCGGACTCGGCGTCGTCCGGGTCGGCGTCGGGTGCGTCGAGAGTGGCGCGAACGTCCCGCGCGCCGGGAATCGGTAGCTCCTCGGAGTTCATGTCCGACTCCTTGTCGGAGGATTCCCATAAGGGTTGCAACTCTCGCGGAGAGAGACCACCGCGTTCGCTCCGAGCGAAAACGTCGCTCGTCCGTCAGACGACTGTTGGAGAGGTGAGGATTTTAAGGGTCAGGTCACGAAAGAGGGTTACATGGGAGTGCTTTCACGCATGTCGTACGTCGTCCGGTCGAAGATAAACGCCGTCCTCAACCGGGCCGAGGACCCCTCCGAGACGCTCGATTACTCCTACGAGCAGATGCGCGACGAGTTACAAGAGGTCAAGCAGGGTATCGCCGACCTGACGACCCAGAAGAAGCGCCTCGAAATGCAGAAGCGGCGCTTAGAGGAGAACGTCGAGAAGCACAACGAGCAGGCTCGTCAGGCCGTCGAACAGGACCGCGAGGACCTCGCTCGGCGCGCGCTGGAGAAGAAAAAGCAGAAGATGAACCAGATCGAGGACTTGGAAGGCCAGATCGCCAGCCTCCAGAACACCCAAGACAACCTCGTCGAGAAGAAAGACGAACTCCAGAACCGCATCGAGGAGTTCCGCACGAAGAAAGAGAGCATGAAGGCCCGCTACGAGGCCGCCGAGGCACAGACGCGCGTCTCGGAGGCCATGACGGGCGCTGGCGACGAGATGGAGGACGTGGGTCGAGCCATCGAGCGCGCCGAGGAGCGCACCGAGGACATGGAGGCCCGTTCCGAGGCGATGGACGAGTTGCAGGAGTCGGGCGTCTTCGAGGACGCGCTGTCGGACAAGGACAGCCTCGACCGCGAACTCGAAGAGGTCCGGACCTCCGGCGAAGTGGACGCGGAGCTAGAGACGCTCAAGACCGAGATGGGCAAGGGGTCGAGCGATTCGGGCGGCGACAGCGAGGCCGAACCCGCGGACCTCGACGCGGAACTCGAAACCGAAGTCGAGACCGAGAGTGGTGACGAGGACATCGAAGCCGAACTGGAAGAGCTGAAAGACGACGACGAGAGCAACTAAGCAGTCGCGGTCGTTTCTCTCGGCGAGTCGGTCGTCGCCGCGGCGAGTCGCTCGGCGGTCCCCGCTCTCTCCGCCGCGGTGATACGGACCGTCGCACCGTCGCGTTCTATCACGTAGTGCATCCCCGGAGCCTCGTCGCTGGCCGGGACGAACAGGGTGTCCGACTCGCTACTCGCTCGGGCACCGTTCGCGTCCAGCATCTCGCGCCACGCCGCGACGAACTCGCGGGCCTCCGTTTCGGACTCCCACGCCGTCACCCAGTGGGTCGCCGGGCCGGTCGCGCCCGCCGCGGCGTAGTAGTACATCCGGTCGTCGGCCCACCCCTCGGCGGCGTCGGCCGCGCGAGCGAACGAGAGACCGTTCATCCGGAGCGCGTGGCGGACCACCAACTCGCCCACCGTGTCGGTGTGGTACCGGGTCAGATTCCGGTCGTCCGGGATTTCGGGGTCCGCGGGCAACCGGACACCGGGGACCTCCTCGCCGGGGTGCAGGAGTTCGGCGGTCGAGTTCGGCGGTGCCTCGATGGCGGCCGACCGGTCGGCGGGCGAACTTCCGGCTAACTCGTAGAACTCGTAGCCGTAGTAGTAGGGCGTCCCGGCGACGCTGTGGGGCCACGCCGCCCGCGCCAGCGTCCGGTTGTACTCGGCCACCGAGTAGTCGCTGTCGTCGTAGCGGTCGAAGTACTGTTCGGTCACCCACATCGCGTCGCCCTCCACGATTGCGGTGGTGACGAGCCGCGAGTCGGTCGTCCACCGGTCGAACTCCGACTGGAACTGCCGACGCGAGGGGGTTATCAGGTCGTGTTGAAACTGGAGCGCGTGAACGAACTCGTGGGCCAGCACCGCCTCTTGGGAGACGCCGTGTTCCGCGAGAGCCTCGTCGTCGAGCAGGTAGATGTGAACCGCGGCCTGTCGCTGGACCGTGTAGCCCAGCGGTTGGCGACGCTCGGTCGAAGCGTTCGAGTACAGTTGCAGGGTCTGTGCGCCGACCGGTCGGATGGCCCCGAACGAGTCGCGCACGTCGTAGGGCGGTCCCTCCTCGGCGTCGTACTCGTGGAGCGTGATGCCCTGCGTGGCCTGTAGGCCGCGTAGCTCCTCGACCCGGCGCAACACGGTGGCCGGGTCGTAGTCGGGGTCGAACTCCTCGGTCTCGATTTCGACCGTCTCGTTGTCCTCGGTCGGCTGGCTCTGCGCTCCGTTACCGTCCGCTACCGGGTCGTCCACGTTCGCACCGTCCGGCTCCGCCACGTCGGTCGCGCCCGCAGTCCGGTCGCCTGCGGTCGGGGCCGCGCCCGCGAGGACGAGCGCGGCCACCAGCGCGAGGGCGAGCCGGGTCGAATGTGGCATGTCAGCACACACGGGGCGGAAGGGCAAAAGGCCCGCGGGTATTTTCCGTGGAGGGCGCGTAGGCGAACGCACATGTCGGAAGGCGGAACGGCAGGGAGCGACGGCGGGTCAGGAAGCGACGACGGGTCGGGAAGCGACGACGAGCCGAGGAGTCGGTCGGACGGCGGCGGGTCCGACGGCGATTCCCAGCCAAGCGACACGATGCGGGCGCGGGCCGACGAGAGCAGTTGGAAGCTCTGGGTGCTGATGGAGGCGAATCGGTGGGTCGTCGCGGGCGTGTTGCTCGTCGGCGTGTTCGCCGCGCTGGTCGTCATCGGCGTGTTGGACCCCTCGCCGCTCCAGCAGTCGGTCGCCGCCTCGGACCCCAACGAGACGCTGTTTCAGGCGTTCGTCACCGCCATCATCACGGGCGTCACGCTGGTCGTGACGCTGAACCAGTTGGTCCTCTCCCAAGAACTCGGCCCGGTCGGCGACCAGCGCGGCCGGATGGAGGGCGCGATGGAGTTCCGCGAGGACGTGGAGAGCGTCCTCGACAGCCCCGTCAGCCCGCCCGAACCCGCCGCCTTCCTACAGGCGCTCATCGACGAGACCTGTTCGCGGGCCAACGACCTCGCCGACGCGGTGGACGACAACCGCGACGAGGAGTTGCGCGACGACATCCGGAGCTACGTGGACGCGCTCGAAGAGAACGCCAACGAGGTGAGCGACGAACTGGACGACGCCCAGTTCGGGAGCTACGACCTGCTGTCGGCGGTGTTGGACTTCAACTACTCGTGGAAGATATTCGTCGCGCGACGCCTCCACAACGAACACGACGACGCGCTGACCGACGAGACGCGCGAGGCCTTCGACGACTTGGAGGAGGTCCTGAAGTTCTTCGGCCCGGCGCGCGAACACTTCAAGACGCTCTACTTCCAGTGGGAACTGGTCAACCTCTCGCGGGCGATGCTCTACTCGGCGGTCCCGGCGCTGGTCGTGGTCGCCTCGATGATCGTCTACTACGACGCGAAGGCGGTGCCGGGCGCGACGCTGGGCATCAGCAACGACGTTCTCCTGACGAGTTTCGCCACGTCGATAGCCATCGTGCCGTTCATGCTCCTGCTGTCGTACATCCTGCGCATCGCCACGGTGGCCAAGCGGACGCTCTCCATCGGCCCGTTCGTCCTCCGGGACGTGGAGCGGAGCGACGAACTGGACTTCGAGTAGCGCGACGCTAACGGGTTGTCCGAGTGCCCTCCTCGACTTTCCCTCCGGCGCGCGCTGGCGCGTCGCTATGGGCGACGCGCCAACCGCGCGAGGGACGAGTATCGCAGGCCGTAGGCCGAGAAACGCAAGAGGCTGGGGAGGAGTGAGGCCGATACGGTGCTGTGCTGTCGCGGTGCGGTATGATAGGCTCAAACTTGAAGCCGACTCACCTGACGTGTTTCAGGTCCGCGAGCCGCGAGGTCGAAGCTAGTGTCACCGATTCGTCCGACTCCGGAGACCCGGCGTCGAGACCGGCGACATCGACGCCCCGAACTCCACGAGCCAGCACTTTTCCCCGGAGAAGCCCAACGTGAGAGCGAACCCCGTGCCGACGCTCTGCATCCCCGAGGAGGTCCGCGACGAACTCGTCTCCCACGCACGCGAGGGCGCGCCCGAGGAGGTCTGCGGTCTCCTCGGCGGAGCGCGCGACGGAGACGACCACCGCGTCGAGACCCGCCACCCGGCCGAGAACGTCGCCGAGACCCCCGAGACGCGGTACGAAATCGACCCGCGCGAGCAACTCGACCTGCTGGAACGAGTCGAGGACGCCGGACGCGAGGTGGTCGGATTCTACCACTCCCACCCGCAGGGTCCGGCCGACCCGAGCGCGACCGACGCCGAACTGGCGACGTGGCCCGGTCGGTCGTACGTCATCGTCTCGCTCGGCGACACCGACGCCCCCGAAGTAACGTCGTGGCGGTGGACCGGCGAGGAGTTCGTCGCCGAGGACGTGCGGGTCGTCGCCGACCGGTAGCTCGCTCCGTTCGCGGCCGCGTCGAGGAACAGTTTTACCCCGCGAAGCCCACCTGTGGGGTATGAAGGCCGTCCAGTTCAGCGACCACGGGGACCGAAGCGTCATCGACTACGGCGAGTTCCCGGACCCGACGCCGGACCGCGACGAGGTACTGGTGGACGTGAAGGCGGGCGCGCTCAATCACCTCGACGTGTGGACGCGCAAGGGCTTGCCGGGGTTGGACTTGGAGATGCCCCACGTGCCGGGGAGCGACGGCGCGGGCGTCGTCCTCGAAGTCGGCGAGGACGTGACCCGGTTCGAGCCGGGCGACCGCGTGGCGCTCTCGGCGGGCGTCTCGTGTGGCAAGTGCGAGTTCTGCCGCGACGGCGAGTACACGATGTGCGTGAAGTTCCACGTCATCGGCGAACACGTCCCCGGCGTCCACGGCGAGCGCGCCGCGATTCCCGAGGCGAACCTCGTGGAAGTGCCCTCGGGCGTCGATTGGGAGACCGCCGCGGCCGCGCCGCTGGTTTTCCAGACCGCGTGGCGGATGCTCCTCAATCGCGGCGACCTCTCGCCCGGCGAGGACGTGCTGGTCCTCGGAGCCTCGGGCGGCGTCGGCCACGCCGCGGTCCAAATCGCCGACTACGCCGGGGCGAACGTCTACGCGACGGCCTCCTCGGACGAGAAGTTGGAGTACGCCGAGGAGGTCGGGGCCGACCACGTAATCAACTACGAGGCCGAGGACTTCGCGGCCCAAATCCGTGACCTGACCGGCAAGCGCGGCGTCGATATGGTCGTGGACCACGTGGGCGCGGCGACGTGGCGCGACTCGCTGGCGAGTCTGGCCAAGGGCGGCCGGATAGTGACCTGCGGCGCGACCACGGGCGGCACGCCCGACACCGACATCAACCGCATCTTCTGGAACCAGTTGAAAGTCATCGGCTCCACGATGGCCAACCCCGGCGAGGTGGACGACGTGCTGGAACTGGTCTGGGACGGCACCTTCGAGCCGCGAATCCGGGAGGTTCTGCCGATGAGCGAGACGGCCCGCGCCCACGAGATGCTCGAAGAGCGCGAGGGCTTCGGAAAGGTCGTGGTCGTCCCCGACAGCGAGTACGACCGATGACCGAAGACACCTACACTCACCGACCGGGGAGCGTCGACGACGAGCGCGGCGGACGCGCGAGCGGCGGGAGCGACGACGACGGAGGAATCGGCGGCGACCGCGACGACCCCTACGACGGCGACCCCGACCACCCCGCCGCGCCCGTCGAGCGCGGCCAAGAGGAGTGGGACTGGCGCGGGTGGGTGCTGGTCGGCGTCATGGCGCTCTGCTTCGTCGTGATTCCGGCGACGATTTGGATTCTGCCGCCGGTTCGACCGTTCCGGTTCGCCTACCTCGTGTTGCCGATGATTCCGGCGTTGCTCCTCGGTGCGACCGCGGTCTGGTCGGCCCAGCGGTCGGGGTGAGAACGGTCGTCGGCCCGTAGACAATCTTGCAGAATCGTCTAAGAACGCCATACATTTCTTTGCGGGCGCGATTTCGGGTGTTCGCGGGCGAACGGTCGCACTGCTGGCTCGACGGCGGCGCGACCGCGACGGGCGGGGCGCGAAATCGACAGCGAACCGGACAGAATCGCAGTGGCGGCGTTGATTTAAGTCGTCGTCTGCCAAATAGTCGCACATGGTCGATTTCCAGTCACGCGACACGCGGCGACACGACGACGACGAGGAGGACGAGAGCCAGTCCAGCCAGTCGAACGACGAGGAGACGCCGACCGACGAGGCGGGTCACGACGACTCGTCCCACGACCACGACCACGGCCACGACGACCACGACCACCACTCCCACGACGTGGAGTCGCTCGGCGCGGCGGTCGTGACCGTCTCGTCGTCCCGCAGTCTCTCGGACGACCCCTCGGGCGACGCCATCGTCGCGGGCCTCGAAGACGCGGGCCACAAGGTCGTGAGCCGCGACCTCATCGGCGACGACTACGACGGCGTGCAGGGGTCGGTCAACGCGCTGGTCGGCCGCGACGACGTGGACGTGGTGGTGACGACCGGCGGAACCGGCGTGACGCCCGACGACGTGACCATCGAAGCGGTCGGCCAGCTGTTCGACAAGGAACTGCCCGGCTTCGGCGAGTTGTTCCGACTCCTCTCCCACGAGGAGATCGGGACCAAGGTCGTCGGCACGCGCGCGACGGCGGGCGTCGTGGACGGCGTGGTCGTCTTCTGCCTGCCGGGGAGTGAGAACGCCGCGAGACTGGGCGTCGAGCGGATTATCGTGGAGGAAGCGGGGCACCTCGCCGGGTTGGCGGGGCGCGAAGAATAGGACCTACTCGACGGACGACTACTCGAAGTCCCGCCGCATCGCAATCTCGAACCACGGGCACAGGCGCAGTTGACGGTACCACTCGGGATGCTCGTGCAGGCGCTCGTAGGGCACCCACATCAGGCCCGCGACTTCCTCCTCGTCGGGGTCGAGCGACAGGTCGTCCAGCGTCACCTTCAGCACGGCACAGACCTCGTGTTCGACGCCCGCGTTCTCGAAGTAGCGTTTGTACTCGAAGCGGTCGGTCACGCGCAGGTCGTCGTACTGGTCGGGCGAGACGCCCAGTTCTTCCTCCAGTCGCTGGCGGGTGGCCTCCTCTTGGCTCTGGCCCTCGACGGGGTGAGAGGCGACGGTGCCGTCCCACCACGTCCCCCAGAGGCGCTTGCCGGGCGCGCGCTGGGCCAGCAAGATGTTGCCGTCGCCGTCGAACACGAGCGTCGTGAACGCCCGGTGGCGGATGCCGTCGCCGGTGTGGGCGTCGAGGCGGTTGACCGTCTCCTCGGGGTTGTCGTCGGCATCGACTGCGACGACGTGCTGGCGTGCGTTTGCGTGGCGGTCCTCCGGCGTCGGCGTGCTGGCGTCAGCCGCCGTGTCGTCGGCGCTCATTGGACTCTGCTTCTCGGGGATAGGTAAAACCCTCTTCGATAAGTCGCGGGTTCAGACGAGTCCGCCCAATCGCTCGAACGCGCCGCGTCGGTCGCCACCCCACGTCTTCCGGACGACGTTCCCCGGTGCCTTGACCAGCGGCGGGCCGTCGTCGCCCTCGCGCTCGTACCGGACGACGACCGAAATCGCGTT is part of the Halorussus salinus genome and harbors:
- a CDS encoding PspA/IM30 family protein, coding for MGVLSRMSYVVRSKINAVLNRAEDPSETLDYSYEQMRDELQEVKQGIADLTTQKKRLEMQKRRLEENVEKHNEQARQAVEQDREDLARRALEKKKQKMNQIEDLEGQIASLQNTQDNLVEKKDELQNRIEEFRTKKESMKARYEAAEAQTRVSEAMTGAGDEMEDVGRAIERAEERTEDMEARSEAMDELQESGVFEDALSDKDSLDRELEEVRTSGEVDAELETLKTEMGKGSSDSGGDSEAEPADLDAELETEVETESGDEDIEAELEELKDDDESN
- a CDS encoding desampylase, which produces MRANPVPTLCIPEEVRDELVSHAREGAPEEVCGLLGGARDGDDHRVETRHPAENVAETPETRYEIDPREQLDLLERVEDAGREVVGFYHSHPQGPADPSATDAELATWPGRSYVIVSLGDTDAPEVTSWRWTGEEFVAEDVRVVADR
- a CDS encoding zinc-binding dehydrogenase — encoded protein: MKAVQFSDHGDRSVIDYGEFPDPTPDRDEVLVDVKAGALNHLDVWTRKGLPGLDLEMPHVPGSDGAGVVLEVGEDVTRFEPGDRVALSAGVSCGKCEFCRDGEYTMCVKFHVIGEHVPGVHGERAAIPEANLVEVPSGVDWETAAAAPLVFQTAWRMLLNRGDLSPGEDVLVLGASGGVGHAAVQIADYAGANVYATASSDEKLEYAEEVGADHVINYEAEDFAAQIRDLTGKRGVDMVVDHVGAATWRDSLASLAKGGRIVTCGATTGGTPDTDINRIFWNQLKVIGSTMANPGEVDDVLELVWDGTFEPRIREVLPMSETARAHEMLEEREGFGKVVVVPDSEYDR
- a CDS encoding MogA/MoaB family molybdenum cofactor biosynthesis protein; the encoded protein is MVDFQSRDTRRHDDDEEDESQSSQSNDEETPTDEAGHDDSSHDHDHGHDDHDHHSHDVESLGAAVVTVSSSRSLSDDPSGDAIVAGLEDAGHKVVSRDLIGDDYDGVQGSVNALVGRDDVDVVVTTGGTGVTPDDVTIEAVGQLFDKELPGFGELFRLLSHEEIGTKVVGTRATAGVVDGVVVFCLPGSENAARLGVERIIVEEAGHLAGLAGREE
- a CDS encoding NUDIX hydrolase encodes the protein MSADDTAADASTPTPEDRHANARQHVVAVDADDNPEETVNRLDAHTGDGIRHRAFTTLVFDGDGNILLAQRAPGKRLWGTWWDGTVASHPVEGQSQEEATRQRLEEELGVSPDQYDDLRVTDRFEYKRYFENAGVEHEVCAVLKVTLDDLSLDPDEEEVAGLMWVPYERLHEHPEWYRQLRLCPWFEIAMRRDFE